The Alosa sapidissima isolate fAloSap1 chromosome 12, fAloSap1.pri, whole genome shotgun sequence nucleotide sequence ATTGACAGCGTTGTAGCGTATCATTTCTGAAAGTGCCGTATCGCATCATTTCTGAAAGTGCCGTATCGCATCATTGGTGAAAGTGCCGTATCGCATCATTGGTGAAAGTAGTGAGATGGTGCGTTCAGGCCATCTGGGAATATTAGGGAGCGCCCCCATGATTACGTTGTTTTTCCAACTGCCATcgttcatgtgctttgctggcggaagaatgaaaaacatgtacaccacaacaaaggttaaaacgtACGCTTATTAatcttaaataaacaactgtatttacTTAAAAGTAAGGGGTAAGACTCTTGAGAAAGAAGGATATGCAGCTTTCTAATGACAAAAActgcaaattcccaagttcaaaTTAAAATTGTTGGACCACAGTCCACACGGACTACAgatgaactacaacgtgacgacaaaagtgccGACGAGCCcacaactgggcaactctgttagcaaaatcttcCCCCAGTTTTCCACCTCTTCCCACATGAGTTGACGTGAACAATGATTTCTAAATGTTTTTCCCATTTGCATGAACGcactaaatgtgctgtagtgaagCTAACCCAGGGAGTCCAGCTTCTGATTGGGATaagctccacaaacacacacacacacacacacacacacacacacacacacacttctgattGGGATATGTTTTCCTGAAGATCTGGCTAGTAGGCTACTGATCTTTcttacagacagacaagcacacaaacaaacccaaaaCACCACCTATTGGTGAAGTAAACAAACCCAAAACACTTCACCTATTGGTGAAGTAAACAAACCCAAAACACTTCACCTATTGGTGAAGTAaacagggctgtagtactcgtGTCTGGTCTTGTACTTGAGTCCGTCTTGTCTCGGTCTCtgccactggtcttgccaaatatggcttttggtctctaccgagtccaggtgtctttatGTTTATATAATATTGGAGGGAAAGGGGAATGGCTAtacttacaaatcctgggtgttgtcacactgtttttgcttttagatcAACAAATAATAatccaaaatgattgtcttgatactgtcatgcataagactttttttctgtcctgggctcggtcttgactcggactcgaaccttttcGGACttggtcttgacttggtctcgactagtcctggtcttggactcgacaaaggtggtcttggCTACAGCCCTAGAAGTAAATAAACTGATGGCCTTTAAATTACAAAAAAATTGAGATATTTTCTATAAAGTGGCCTTTTGGCATATGAAATTGGGCTATATTTTAATATACAttatatactgtgtatatatatattagggctgtcaaaataactgattaatttcgattaattaatttgagaaaaaattagtgcagattaatcgattccgtatgacctttgaccccgagccattctagtcagtaaaaattagactgtaaaatgaaggagagagaagaaaacgtgctgcctggatcattgattggaacatttacttttaaaaaacggcctgatggtgttgataaaaaataaagtgttgaaaataaagtcctctgcaatgaaatgccttgtatgtgaaaaaaaaacttcttcccgaagcacttttgaatttatttcctcagcatattaggtcatatcatagattattatggcaattatttaaacagtgaaaataatagagTTTTTGAgttttaatgtcactaatgctgaagagtttttgaactttaatgtcactaatgctgattattcaatgattcatttgaatttaaatatttaaaatactttcacagcaaaaattatatatgcgattaatttagatgaattaatcacagagtatgtaattaattagattaatttttttaatcgattgacagccctaatatatatctAAATAGTTAGAGTTACATCTACGTATATCTATATAGTTATCTatttacagacagagagagagagagagagagagagagagagagagagagagagagagagagaattagcacatggacagacacacacattcacagacacttAAACAATCGGTTTCACTTCAATGATTTGCTTAAATACATACAGGCTTCGGCGTGCTTACACTGTTACTACAACTCAAGCTCTGTCatttgcttacacacacacacacacacacacacacacacacacacacagaggcattaGCAGAGATAacagttaaagtgtgtgtgtgtgtatgtgtgtgcatgagtaagTAAGGGTGTGACCCTTTGGGAggggtggcatgtgtgtgtgtgagagagagagagagagagagagagagaaagagaaagtgttgcgtgacagagaaagagagagaccatttgtgtgaatgagtgagtttagtgagtgaatgagtgctagagagaagagtgtgtgtgtttctgagagagtttttgtgagatagtgagtgtgtgtgcatgtgttagtcTGTGATTCAAGGAGGGAGACAGCAAAGCCACTTGAAATACTGGTGTAGAAATGTGTTATAATAATTGACCAGTCATCGGTCCTGTTGCAATAACCCCTAAAGCTGGAAACAGACCTCCCAATTTTAAGCCCAATTTTGAAAGGATGGAATGTCTGTGACAATCATGGGAAATCTGAGGGAGTCAATGGTAGTCGCGGCAAGAATTGATATGTGAGTGACAGATTTTAATCCTTTGTGTTGACGGTATCCAGATCAAACATATTTGATGTTATCTTGACCGGTCTGTTGTATGGTCACCATGGTTCCAATTATGGCATTAAACAGTCAACAGCTCAatcattatgtctgtatgcaTAACTAACTCCTAATTGGACCAGACTCCATCTGTAGGTTTAGTCTACTCAGGCCTGTTCCCAGCTTAAGGCGGAAAGTTGTCATGTATGTACagaaatgtctgtgtgtaaggCAAAGCTACAGCTCTGTGGACACAAACATTATGAAAGGAATCCATTCTCTCAGGTCTGTTTATTAAAGGTGATGTAATTAGCACGGTTCATTTGGGTAAATTTATTAAATGCAATAAAATTTACCAGGTCGTGAAGTCTTTAAGGCAGAGAGTCATTTACATTGatgtacatatttttttctaGCAGGCCTATAAACTGTTTAACAGTCCAACTGAGAGGGGCACTCTCTCCAGCTACAATGAGTCAGGGGTCACTTCAACTTCTGCCTACAAGATGTCCAAAGATAAAAACAAACTAGGGAAATTATTAAGAACTCACAAAATAAAATTCCGGTTTATTGTCGTACAACAAACTTCACACATACATCAAACAGGCCACAATAGACAGCAATTTTAACAGACAGTAAAGAAAAGAAACGTCTTTTCTCCAGCCTGGCCATCCCATACAAACCAACTGCTTATGGTACAAActaaagtacacacacaacattactGGAATGCTTTGAATTGACCTTTTTTGATTTTGTACAAGTTTCTGTTGAGATAACATGACATGGTCAAACCACAAGTAAAGTCTATTTCatagagaagcttcaacttcaaAGCACCGTTTGGTCACCAGAGATCACGGTCAAAAATGGCTGACCTCCTAACAATATGtacaaaaatataaaatgtaaataaaaatacaaacgAATTCTCCTTTTAAAGTATTTTGTAAGAAGGTAGAGCTTTGAAGTCTTGGTTGGTTCTAAAAAGTCTGCGTCTGGTGGGTGAGTCTGAGTGGACGGTGAACTCTAATAGACGACCTTGCGTTGACCCCTGCGCGGTCCTGAGGGGAGGGGGCTGCAGCCAGGCGGCTCCTAAGCATCAGTCTTCTGTTTCTTAGTTCCCACATcatcctgcagacacacacacacacacacacacacacacagttacgaAATGTCCCCTTAGAAATCCCCACATCAACTCATCTAAACTTCCAGATTAAAGGGTAACTATGACAGGCTAttacctcatcatcatcatcgtcctcAGCCGCCCGCTTTCCTGTTGCCCCCTCGACTTCATCATCCTCGTCGTCCTCATCACctagcagagggagggagggagggagggaaggtcaCACAGGTGCAGTGAGCTCATGTGGCAGCCAGAGGGAGCTCTAGCACAAGAGCTGTCCCTGAGGCCTAATCATTTTAATTTGACCCAAAACCATCCAGCAGTCCAGCCTACCCTCTCCgtcatcttcctcatcctcgTCCTCCCCCACATCATCCTCTTCATCGTCTACTTCATTTTCAGCGTCCCCATTCTCCTCGTCCACCTGTGGAAGGAAGAAATAGCCATGTTCAAGGGAGATGAAAATAAACTTCACAGGTTTTAACagctttgtatgaacatttgaaacTCATCACGTACAGCGTTTCCGTTGGCAGGCTTGTCCTTCCCATTCTCAGCCTCTTCAACCTGTTTCTTCTCCTTCAGGTCCTGAAATGGgagaaaacaaattccatctCACACATGTGACAGCATGCACTCAACTGAAAGGAACCAATGGACCCACTCTTGCTCCATCATAAACTTTGAACAGCATGCTTGCGTTTTAACATTTGAAACGAGACACTTTGGTCCACTGAACTCAATTGGCTCTTGGTTCGTGGTTTCCCATCCCCCGCCATCTTTTAAATGACTTACTGGAGTGTTGTAATCTGATACGCTGATGGCATTGAGCGGAATGAGCAGTGTAGTTCAGTAAATAAAGAACATCGCCGTTTCCAGGGCAAGACACACCCGCTAAAAAACTACAACTCCAATGCTACATCAACAGCTTATTCTAAAGCAGCCAATAAGAGCGTACAAACGTGCCGTCAGAATGAGGCTGCCTACATGAACTCGAGCGAGGGGAGACAATAGCGGCTGGAGGGCAATGCATTGGATTAATTTGCCAGCATTAAAATCTGCTGGAGGTAATCAGTAAAGTTGATTTTAATTACTTTTAGTATGGTTTTAGTCTGTCTCACAGAAACTAAATTTGGTCTGGACTAACATTTGGCCTGCACTAAATTAATTCACATTTCAGTATCTAATTCGTAATTAATAAAACTGGAGTTATTATTTCCTATAAAAAAGGTAATATTTCTTAGCCCATATTTCATTCGGATGGCTTCCGATGTGGCAAATCGCTTAGATTAATTAGTTTAGGTAATCCTTAGCTTTTAAGCCGGTTACCGGCTACCTCACGCCAACGCCTCCTTACACCATCATCAGCGCTCTCGAGCCCTGTTTTCCGTGGGTACGGTCTGGCAACAAAGATTGTTGGCGGATTGCAAAAGTGAAATTACAGCAGACTCCGTTTTATTCGTTAGGCTACGAAAAACCGTTTGGCATGTCCAACCTTTGATTACACTGCCCCTTAGCTTTCAGCGGCATCTCTTGGGCCATAGAGGAGAGCTAGATGAGGTTCCACGCGCAGACGACTGACAGAGGAGACGAGCCAGGTGTTCCACTGAGCCTCGAGATGAAACCGGATGAATAGAAAGCGGACGGCCCCAGACGGGTCGAAACGCTGTTCTTGGTGAGAGCGGCGCTTTCTCATACGAGTGGAATGGGGGCAGAGGTTAACTCGGGGCACTGGTGTTGGCTACGCCAGAAAACGGTTCGGCACAACATCCAACTTTCCGCTCGCGCTCATATACAGCTCCGGTCAGTTCCCCGTACCCGCGACCATAACTTCAGTCTGCAGAACACCAACCACTTCCTCAGTCTGCTTAATGCAGCCTGAACAGTCCACACGAAACGAAAATGCGTGATTTCCCAGAGCAAAGGCTCCTGCAATCTTCAACTATAACCGCGGGGACCCACGCGTAATTTTAAATCCAGAGCACCGAGATACTTCGTGTCTCCGGCACGAGTCCTGCCGCCTCCCACTCTGCAGAATTGCAACCGAGTCCGATACGCGCTAGAGACAGAAGACGGGACCCCGATCCGTGTTGCGTATCATTTACAGATGCGATCGAAGTTCACAATGCAAATAGCTCAGGCAATTTACCGAGAAGTTGCTGTTCGCTTTCAGTCTGAGAACCCGGGTGCCGTTAGAACCTGTGAGGGCTCGAGGCGTGAAGCATGAATGTCGGCTGCGATGCCTGTCCACATAAACAGCGGTCACCTCGCGCCTCGCTCGCACAATAACCTACAGACAGTTCCGAGGACACACGGCGAAACTCTAGCAACTCTTTATGTTCAAACAAATCCCATGCTGTCCGCAAGAAATGAAAactgttttggaaccgacaatTTACTCATTTAAAACTTGTAGTTTGGACCGCTGGTGCACCGCCACTGGAGATATTGGAAAACTGCTGCGCTCACTGAATCAGCTTACTGGCTCAATGAATAATGACGGAAACGCACAAGTAATTCTTCAGCATCACTCTAAACTAAACTGTGACTACATGGTGTTGTGCTGATTAGTCTACAGCTACAAATCGCTGCTCAAAGAGGAACCGACGAGCTTGTACAAACAAAGAACCCGCGCAGACTGTTCCATTTCGGACAATAAAGACTTCAGATGCGAAAAGCTGTTGGGTCGGGAATAACTTTTGAGCGATTTCATATTTCAAGTACTCCATCCACAGTGCGCCAAAAGAGCGTCAGTCGTATTCAGTTTGAAGGAGGAAATGAATTCTTACTGATGGACTTGTCCCTCTATCAGTCCAGTGCCTAAACACTACTTCCAAAGCCAGAATGTTTATTCCCGGAGTAGGTAACTCGCCAGTCTAACGTGAAATATTTTCAGCAATCTGTTTAAATGGGTCTCCATCAcatatagcctacctttgcagaAATCTCTGAACTGGTGTCAACTTCAGTGTCTGCCATTTTTCTTTTAAGGTTTCAACTGTTATGCGATAACACGAAAAAAAATATCCAGAACAGAACAGTTCCACTTAAAAGgcgagaagaaaaagaaagagattcGCAGCGCCAGTGGCAAATTCAAGCGGCGGCGAAGCCATTTAATATAGAAAGAGGGCGGAAACCTAACACGGCCAATGTGATATGATTGGCCAACAATACAACAAATCTGTTTTTCTGATTGGGCAGGATGGAACAATGGACAGCATTTCTACAGCACAGAGGCCCCGCCTCCAGCCCGATCtttgagtcatttgtgtgacGAGTAGCTGCGCGTTCCGAGGTATCTCGAGCCTGCCTCGCTGTGCCGATTTAATggcaccccctccctccctccctcctcctgctctctctcgctctctgtttctctttctgcctctctctttctcgccctccctcttctcttttctatcTCCCACGCGCGCAAGCACGCAGTGGTGCGCGCGCGGGCTCTcgcagtctccctctctctctcacacacacacacacacacaaactctctctctctcactctctctctctctctcacacacacacgcacgcacgcacgcgcacacacacacgtagagagagcgagaaggagAGACCTAACTATCCTACATCAAACAACTGGATTTAGTAAACTCATGAGATCTATTTTAGAGTGCTATGTATGTCGCAGCGTCAGCCACTGAAACGGTTTCTGTTTGACCAACAAAATAAAGTCTGCTGTATTAGGCTACAAATATTTTGGTCAACTAAATAAAAACACTTAGCGTACATGTAAGCAGACATGAAAACAAAACCCAGTATTGTATTTTAACAGTAAAAATGAACTTGACATATGGATTCGTATTAACCTGTGTTATTACAATGATCTTATCACTGATTGGTCAGATGTGTGATGCCAAGTTTGAAGTTGGTTGACTTTGGTCTGGCAATTCGTAACAAGGAGATGTCCGCTGCACACATTCACAGCGACTTTCATGCcattaaagggggggggggctctttcTGCTCCAGGAAAGAGTGTTTCCACTTTGGCCATACGATTCATAAGATGGTAGCCTATAGATTGTTACAATGCGGCATAAACGGTATTCGAAATTTGAAGGTTCATCAACAATAGAGTGACAGATATctacccctcccctctcttctcgaGTCTCGCGTTTGCGCTtgtttttctctcccctcctcctctggaAAACAAGCTGCTTGCGAGACACTTCCACACCCCTGATTGTCAGGTATATTCGACTCAAATTCGACTAGAGAGTTGAAACGTATCTAACAGTGTGTCAACTGTTTGTAGTTTATTCAGAATGCATTGAAATAAGACAATCAACGAATCCAGCGACCCGATGAACTAACGCCACAACAAAGATGGACGTCATACGTGACCAAAGATAGAATATCTCATCAGCAAGAAATGAATGGCCAAGAGATATGTCAGGTCATCCAGAATATCTGATTAAAGTATATAATCGTAAATAGAATTCCTCGAATGTCACTTTAATGTACAATAGTCCAAGAAACAACGCTTCTTACCTCACCAATATGGACAAACACAATGCCGTGTGTCGTCGTGTCGGTGAACAGCGCTCCAGTTTTCTTGTGGACCAATAACTGTTTTGAGACCAGTATTACCCACCCTCTTTCGCAATCTTGTTCGTTACGCGCGAAGCAGAAACTGGCCTGGGAACTGCTACTCTGCACCTATTTCTGTTTTATGACTGAATCTATAGAAGCCTTTCCTGATTGGCCGGTGAA carries:
- the ptmaa gene encoding prothymosin alpha-A — translated: MADTEVDTSSEISAKDLKEKKQVEEAENGKDKPANGNAVDEENGDAENEVDDEEDDVGEDEDEEDDGEGDEDDEDDEVEGATGKRAAEDDDDDEDDVGTKKQKTDA